In Rubripirellula tenax, the following are encoded in one genomic region:
- a CDS encoding FG-GAP-like repeat-containing protein gives MRRFKSVSAFIVVMVFAQGCQREIASTSSPKPTPPASMVESDRVAPDTIADTARYNDITKARTTARARMIASPNDASARLAAAEVELADGQFPQVIELARGVPKGNSSFNLAQELISDAAIALNDDIAFDADVAWAAMEHLLTMEPNRHDVRHRLVRLLNRRGYRHRACQHVHALCRLGLATEDELRSLIHRRDSYPPSRNYDVEQASDMSPASQRLALARYQHTHRRDHEAYQTLEPEQRGGWTHPEHAALFGAVLAESQQLEDIPAWLNSCPKNADRYSEYWSAVGAFLIEQRQPRMAAGALFQAIEIDPTSDVDYKRLAVCGLSLGDSEAGKIDSRASIERALLIDRTRELALATTSQAEITEFQNELTVQWLKLGLPLEYLQWSQIHSADKPDLIVRIARERNKLLSQSDFATRSADEATLGMNRNPFPPPTREQVLAFATTTPKTKVISNANDAAQVRFIDVAVQTGLTFEYYNAPTKVEKYFRLHETLGGGIAVIDFDLDGKPDVYLGQGSGEPPHTLGKLSDRLFRNGGRKFTDVTSDAKAVDFGYTTGLAVGDLNQDGWPDLVVGALGSNRILINQGDGSFIDGSDWISDATPMYTSSIAIADVTGDRLPDVVEANYVDDPAVFQRRAPPNDGIPFNVSPTIYQNAIDRFFISTGRNRFTIESLDQDTETGGSSLGVVVTDIDSKPGNEVLIANDSWPNHYWVWPDTGSTPQQKAVISGIALDNSGTATAGMGIASGDFDHDGELDFHMTNFSRQSSSLYIQNSTGSFTDIAARLGLTAATFPMLGFGTQAIDADQDGTLDLFILNGHIDDYSVIDQPFRMRPQFFRGVSNGFELQATDDDDSGYGQVETLGRVLAKLDWNGDGKTDLIANHLDAPIALLENQTSSTAHWVSFRLVGTESERDAIGGRVTVSAGSTSSHQWQTAGDGYLCSNERVLDFGLEKDAAIDEVIVRWPTGTLQTFTDIAVDRRYVLVEGQSSFVLD, from the coding sequence ATGCGTCGATTCAAATCGGTTTCGGCATTCATCGTTGTGATGGTGTTCGCACAGGGTTGCCAACGCGAAATCGCTTCGACGAGTTCACCGAAACCGACGCCGCCGGCATCGATGGTGGAAAGCGATCGCGTTGCTCCCGACACGATCGCCGATACGGCGAGGTACAACGATATCACTAAGGCTCGGACGACTGCCCGGGCACGCATGATCGCGTCACCCAACGATGCATCGGCAAGGTTGGCGGCCGCCGAAGTGGAACTTGCTGATGGACAGTTCCCACAAGTAATCGAATTGGCTCGCGGCGTGCCAAAGGGCAATTCGTCTTTCAATCTTGCTCAAGAGTTGATCTCCGACGCCGCAATCGCCTTGAACGATGACATCGCCTTCGATGCCGACGTGGCTTGGGCCGCGATGGAACATCTGTTGACCATGGAACCGAATCGGCACGATGTCCGTCATCGATTGGTACGCCTGCTCAACCGCCGCGGTTATCGGCATCGCGCCTGCCAGCATGTCCATGCTTTATGCCGCCTCGGATTGGCGACGGAAGACGAACTACGAAGTTTGATCCATCGTCGCGATTCGTATCCACCATCGCGCAACTACGATGTTGAACAAGCATCCGACATGAGTCCGGCATCGCAACGGCTTGCCCTTGCACGCTACCAGCACACGCACCGAAGAGACCACGAAGCCTACCAAACACTTGAGCCTGAGCAACGCGGTGGCTGGACACACCCAGAACACGCGGCCCTATTCGGTGCCGTGCTGGCTGAATCACAACAGCTCGAAGACATCCCGGCTTGGTTGAATTCGTGCCCAAAGAATGCAGATAGATACAGCGAGTACTGGTCGGCCGTCGGTGCGTTTCTGATTGAGCAACGCCAACCCCGAATGGCCGCTGGCGCATTGTTCCAAGCCATTGAAATCGACCCCACGAGCGACGTTGACTATAAACGCCTAGCCGTATGCGGCTTGTCTCTAGGCGATTCCGAGGCTGGAAAAATTGATTCACGAGCGTCGATAGAGCGGGCGTTGTTAATCGACCGAACTCGCGAACTGGCTTTGGCCACGACCAGCCAGGCGGAAATCACGGAATTTCAAAATGAGTTGACCGTGCAGTGGCTAAAACTCGGATTGCCGCTTGAGTATCTGCAATGGTCACAAATCCATTCGGCTGACAAACCCGATTTAATCGTCCGAATAGCCCGCGAACGAAACAAGCTGCTTTCACAGTCTGACTTTGCTACCCGATCCGCCGATGAAGCGACGTTGGGCATGAACCGTAATCCGTTCCCGCCACCGACACGGGAACAAGTACTAGCCTTCGCCACCACGACACCCAAAACGAAAGTCATTTCGAATGCGAATGACGCCGCGCAGGTTCGCTTTATCGACGTCGCGGTCCAGACGGGACTGACGTTTGAATACTACAACGCACCAACAAAAGTTGAGAAGTACTTTCGACTGCACGAAACGCTTGGTGGAGGAATCGCTGTCATCGATTTCGACCTCGATGGAAAACCCGACGTCTATCTCGGTCAAGGTTCAGGCGAACCACCGCATACGCTCGGAAAACTATCCGATCGCTTGTTCCGAAACGGTGGCCGAAAATTCACCGATGTCACATCCGATGCAAAAGCGGTCGATTTCGGTTACACCACGGGACTGGCCGTCGGCGACTTGAACCAAGACGGTTGGCCCGACTTAGTGGTCGGCGCGTTGGGCAGTAATCGTATTCTGATCAACCAAGGCGACGGATCGTTCATCGACGGATCGGATTGGATCAGCGATGCGACACCGATGTACACGTCATCGATCGCGATTGCCGACGTAACGGGCGATCGGCTTCCAGATGTCGTCGAAGCCAACTACGTCGACGACCCGGCAGTCTTCCAGCGACGCGCCCCGCCCAATGACGGCATACCTTTCAATGTTTCGCCGACGATTTACCAAAACGCGATTGACCGATTCTTTATCAGCACGGGTCGCAATCGATTTACGATAGAGTCGCTTGACCAAGACACCGAAACCGGTGGCAGTTCACTGGGCGTGGTGGTCACCGACATCGATTCAAAACCGGGCAACGAAGTACTGATCGCCAATGACTCGTGGCCCAACCACTACTGGGTTTGGCCAGACACCGGCTCAACACCCCAACAGAAGGCCGTTATCAGCGGCATCGCACTGGACAATTCTGGTACTGCAACAGCCGGTATGGGAATCGCTTCGGGAGACTTTGATCACGATGGCGAACTCGACTTCCACATGACCAACTTCTCGCGTCAGTCGTCTAGCTTGTATATTCAGAATTCAACCGGATCGTTCACTGATATTGCTGCGAGGTTAGGGCTGACCGCCGCGACGTTCCCGATGCTCGGATTCGGCACGCAAGCAATCGACGCGGACCAAGACGGCACGTTGGACCTGTTTATCTTGAACGGGCACATCGATGACTACTCCGTGATCGACCAACCCTTTCGGATGCGTCCCCAATTCTTTCGCGGCGTAAGCAACGGCTTCGAACTGCAAGCAACCGACGATGACGACTCAGGCTATGGGCAAGTCGAAACGCTCGGCCGGGTTTTAGCAAAACTGGACTGGAATGGTGACGGAAAAACCGACTTGATCGCCAACCATTTGGACGCGCCGATTGCTTTGCTCGAAAACCAAACGTCTTCAACGGCTCATTGGGTTAGCTTTCGATTGGTCGGCACCGAATCAGAACGCGATGCCATCGGTGGTCGCGTCACCGTCAGCGCTGGATCCACTTCATCGCATCAGTGGCAGACTGCTGGCGACGGATACCTTTGCAGCAACGAACGCGTGCTCGATTTTGGCCTTGAGAAAGACGCGGCGATCGACGAAGTCATCGTCCGCTGGCCGACGGGGACGCTGCAAACCTTCACAGACATCGCCGTCGATCGACGATACGTTCTAGTCGAAGGCCAGTCTTCATTCGTGCTTGACTAG
- a CDS encoding PQQ-binding-like beta-propeller repeat protein yields MKLRNCLFVACFCSLISPSIGTAGDRDWPQWRGPQRDGHAAAQPLLESWPDGGPAQIWQASGLGRGYSTAAVVDQRIYTLGSDEAGCFAVCLNAADGGEVWRTTFSRASNGDDYNQGWGGGPRSTPTVVGNHIYVLSDVGVAAAIDRDSGDVTWKVDVVESYGGKVPTWGYSESLLVDGDRVVVTPGESNFMVGLNCSSGEKVWTSQGVNAPAQYVSPIKATVAETTFYVTASKPGLFAFDTTSGGKVFSDASTGNNVAVIPTPILQGDELYHTSDYGSGNTLIKLSGNGGGKIATESIYHLADKTMQNHHGGVVLVDGVIYGFTKANGGTWMAQDMASGETLWEEKIRPNRSGSIAFADGRLYCYNDKDGSVYLVKPSRTGWESSGRLELPRQTDLPRDKGAIWAHPIIADGMLIIRDQDLMFAYDISRK; encoded by the coding sequence ATGAAACTGCGAAACTGCTTGTTCGTCGCCTGCTTTTGCTCGCTGATCTCGCCGTCCATCGGCACCGCGGGTGACAGGGATTGGCCACAGTGGAGAGGTCCCCAGCGCGACGGACATGCGGCAGCCCAGCCCTTGCTCGAATCGTGGCCCGACGGTGGGCCGGCACAAATTTGGCAGGCAAGTGGCCTTGGTCGAGGGTATTCGACTGCCGCCGTCGTCGACCAGCGGATCTACACGCTGGGTTCGGACGAAGCCGGGTGTTTCGCAGTTTGTTTGAACGCAGCGGACGGCGGCGAAGTCTGGAGGACAACGTTTTCGAGAGCAAGCAATGGTGACGACTATAACCAAGGTTGGGGCGGCGGACCGCGCAGTACACCGACGGTCGTCGGGAACCACATCTACGTGCTCTCGGATGTTGGTGTTGCCGCGGCCATCGATCGGGACAGCGGCGATGTGACATGGAAAGTCGACGTTGTGGAATCCTATGGCGGCAAAGTTCCCACGTGGGGCTATAGCGAGTCGTTGTTGGTCGATGGTGACCGGGTCGTCGTGACCCCGGGAGAAAGCAATTTCATGGTCGGACTGAACTGCAGCAGCGGCGAAAAGGTTTGGACCAGCCAGGGCGTTAACGCCCCTGCTCAATATGTGTCTCCCATAAAAGCCACTGTCGCAGAAACGACGTTTTACGTAACAGCCAGCAAGCCGGGGCTGTTTGCCTTCGACACCACATCGGGCGGAAAGGTGTTCTCTGACGCATCGACTGGTAACAACGTCGCCGTGATTCCAACGCCGATCCTTCAAGGTGATGAACTCTATCACACCAGCGACTATGGGTCGGGGAATACGTTGATCAAGTTGAGCGGCAATGGCGGCGGAAAAATAGCAACCGAATCGATCTATCACTTGGCCGACAAGACCATGCAAAACCATCACGGTGGCGTCGTGTTGGTCGACGGCGTGATTTATGGATTCACGAAAGCCAACGGTGGCACGTGGATGGCGCAGGACATGGCATCGGGCGAGACACTTTGGGAAGAAAAGATTCGACCGAACCGAAGCGGATCCATCGCCTTCGCCGACGGACGCCTCTATTGCTACAACGACAAAGACGGGAGTGTTTACTTGGTAAAACCCAGTCGTACAGGCTGGGAATCGAGTGGGCGACTCGAGTTGCCTCGGCAAACGGATCTGCCGCGAGACAAAGGCGCGATCTGGGCACACCCGATCATCGCTGACGGCATGTTGATCATCCGCGATCAAGACTTGATGTTCGCCTACGACATCAGTCGAAAGTAG
- a CDS encoding ABC transporter ATP-binding protein encodes MPTHPSRSRFNDYRETVRERNTSKTRSDTNPHSDRSARKLGSRDRKFWELFRAFLGLIAGHRSQIAVSLFFLTIGIGLRLIPPFGTKLAIDSALTTPPKPLPIWLESIPVPDSRMGLLIAIAGVVVVVTGLGTIVALISRWTATKAVNQTQVAIRRRVFDHAIKLPLHRVYDMKSGGVASLIREDAGGVAELIFSMIYNPWRAIIQFIGSLIILMLVDWKLMVGGLLLLPIVWVTHRTWINRIRPLYRDIRKQRQKIDAGATETFGGIRVVRTFSRSRSESSRFVREGDFLVRQQLFTWWWTRIIETIWEVIIPLASTGLLLYGGYQIIESQLTLGDLMMFLVYLTMLLDPLATIAGSAVTFQNNLAGLDRVLDVLEIEDELPTGDNAKSLKRSDVRGAISIRDVSFSYPESTPLVLRDVSIEIEAGQTVALVGRSGAGKTTLTNLIARFYDPTAGSISLDGRDLRDIELSSYRSLLGIVEQDVFLFDGTIRENIAYARRRSTHDEVIAAATAAAADEFICKMPDGYDTVIGERGVKLSGGQRQRLAIARAILADPKILILDEATSNLDSESERMIQNSLAELLKDRTAFVIAHRLSTITGADKIIVLGDGEVLEVGTHDELVARGGKYRDMVTLQTGDVSRDDVSHF; translated from the coding sequence ATGCCTACCCATCCCAGTCGCAGCCGATTTAATGATTATCGAGAAACCGTTCGCGAGCGGAATACGTCCAAAACGCGTTCTGACACGAATCCGCACAGTGATCGCAGCGCCCGGAAACTAGGATCGCGCGACCGCAAATTCTGGGAGCTGTTCAGAGCGTTTTTGGGCTTGATCGCCGGACACCGGTCGCAGATCGCGGTGTCTTTGTTTTTCTTGACCATCGGAATTGGATTGCGATTGATTCCGCCGTTCGGGACGAAACTTGCGATCGATTCGGCGCTAACGACGCCACCGAAGCCGCTGCCGATCTGGTTGGAATCGATCCCCGTTCCGGATTCCCGAATGGGATTGTTGATCGCGATCGCGGGCGTGGTCGTTGTGGTGACAGGATTGGGGACGATCGTTGCGCTGATCAGCCGATGGACGGCCACCAAGGCGGTCAACCAAACGCAAGTTGCGATCCGCCGTCGCGTTTTCGATCATGCGATCAAGCTGCCGCTTCACCGCGTTTACGACATGAAAAGTGGCGGCGTTGCTAGTTTGATTCGCGAAGATGCGGGTGGCGTGGCCGAGTTGATCTTCAGCATGATCTACAATCCGTGGCGCGCGATCATCCAGTTTATCGGCAGCCTGATCATTCTGATGTTGGTCGATTGGAAATTGATGGTGGGCGGTTTGCTGTTGCTTCCGATCGTCTGGGTGACTCACCGCACGTGGATCAATCGCATCCGTCCGCTGTACCGCGATATTCGAAAGCAGCGTCAGAAAATTGATGCGGGGGCGACGGAGACCTTTGGCGGAATTCGTGTCGTGCGAACGTTCTCAAGAAGTCGCAGTGAATCTTCGCGGTTCGTTCGCGAAGGTGACTTCTTGGTTCGCCAGCAACTGTTCACTTGGTGGTGGACGCGAATCATCGAAACGATTTGGGAAGTCATCATCCCGTTGGCATCAACAGGGCTGTTGTTGTACGGCGGCTATCAAATCATCGAAAGCCAATTGACGCTCGGTGACCTGATGATGTTTCTGGTGTACTTGACGATGCTGTTGGATCCGTTGGCGACGATTGCCGGAAGCGCGGTGACGTTTCAAAATAATCTGGCTGGGTTAGACCGTGTCTTGGACGTTTTGGAAATCGAAGACGAGTTGCCGACGGGCGATAACGCCAAGTCGCTGAAGCGATCGGATGTCCGCGGCGCGATCTCGATCCGTGACGTTTCGTTCTCGTACCCGGAATCCACGCCGTTAGTCCTTCGCGATGTGTCGATCGAGATCGAAGCGGGGCAAACGGTTGCCCTGGTCGGACGCAGCGGCGCGGGCAAGACGACGCTGACCAATTTGATCGCTCGGTTCTATGATCCGACGGCGGGCAGCATCAGCTTGGACGGTCGCGATCTTCGTGACATTGAATTGTCGAGCTATCGAAGTCTGCTTGGTATCGTCGAACAAGATGTCTTTCTGTTTGATGGCACGATCCGCGAAAACATTGCCTACGCGCGGCGTCGGTCGACTCATGACGAGGTCATTGCGGCTGCGACCGCGGCGGCGGCCGACGAATTTATCTGCAAAATGCCGGATGGTTACGACACCGTCATCGGAGAGCGTGGCGTCAAGCTGTCCGGTGGCCAACGCCAGCGATTGGCGATTGCCAGGGCCATTTTGGCCGATCCGAAGATATTGATCTTGGACGAAGCGACCAGCAATCTGGATAGCGAGAGTGAACGGATGATCCAGAACAGTCTGGCCGAACTGCTGAAAGACCGAACCGCATTTGTGATCGCCCACCGTTTGAGCACGATCACCGGTGCCGATAAAATCATCGTTCTTGGCGACGGCGAGGTTCTGGAAGTCGGTACCCATGACGAGTTGGTGGCTCGCGGCGGGAAGTATCGCGATATGGTGACGCTACAAACCGGCGACGTTTCGAGGGACGATGTGTCGCATTTTTGA
- a CDS encoding SGNH/GDSL hydrolase family protein encodes MRSVLSGLACLFATFAVGDEPAFPLTAKRIVFLGDSITYAGHYVDVIDATVVANGYGPEIINLGLSSETCSGLTEPDHPFPRPNVQTRLDRALSVLKPDVVVACYGMNDGIYHPFSEERFAIYKKGVNDLIDKVTASGAKLVLMTPPPFDPVPIQGTGKLVPIDAIQFGWKTVYENYDREVIKKYGDWVKQQSDRVAMVIDLHAPVTSYLEANRAVDPRYTLSADGVHITNEGHRILADAILDAWGLSDRKTADEEDVKKTAARQAIMKAAWLTEVGHDRPGINAGLPIDEAKQETSEIK; translated from the coding sequence ATGCGTTCAGTCTTGTCCGGCCTTGCCTGCCTTTTTGCCACTTTTGCAGTCGGTGATGAACCTGCGTTCCCGCTGACGGCAAAACGAATCGTCTTCTTGGGCGACTCAATCACGTACGCCGGCCACTATGTTGATGTGATCGACGCGACCGTTGTCGCAAATGGATACGGGCCCGAAATCATCAACCTGGGTCTGTCCAGCGAGACGTGCAGCGGACTTACCGAACCCGACCATCCGTTCCCGCGACCGAACGTGCAAACAAGACTCGACCGCGCGCTGTCGGTACTAAAGCCCGATGTCGTGGTCGCTTGCTATGGGATGAATGACGGCATCTATCACCCATTCAGCGAAGAGCGGTTTGCGATCTACAAAAAGGGCGTCAATGATCTGATCGACAAGGTGACCGCCAGCGGCGCCAAACTGGTCTTGATGACGCCACCGCCGTTTGACCCCGTTCCGATTCAAGGAACGGGCAAATTGGTACCAATCGATGCCATACAATTCGGTTGGAAAACGGTTTACGAAAACTATGACAGAGAAGTCATTAAGAAATACGGTGACTGGGTCAAGCAACAATCCGATCGCGTCGCGATGGTGATCGACCTGCACGCTCCCGTCACGTCCTACCTAGAAGCCAATCGAGCCGTTGACCCTCGCTACACGCTCTCGGCGGACGGCGTCCACATTACCAACGAAGGTCACCGCATTCTCGCCGATGCCATTTTAGACGCTTGGGGCTTGTCGGATCGAAAAACGGCCGACGAGGAAGATGTCAAGAAAACCGCGGCCCGTCAAGCCATCATGAAAGCCGCGTGGCTAACCGAAGTCGGCCACGATCGTCCGGGAATAAACGCGGGACTCCCCATCGACGAAGCCAAGCAAGAAACAAGCGAAATCAAGTAG
- a CDS encoding ABC transporter permease: protein MTSVEPSYTKVFLTFARNSLVRDMTFRTNFALQCVSSIGWTAMNVGFYLILFQHTKTIGQDSGWDEPKFFLFIATTWFINSIVQAFFMPNAEEFSELIRTGGLDFALLKPIDTQFLVSFRRIDWSALSNFFAGMLIAAVSLYQLATREVDPMVPSALSLILYVIFLGCGVAMMYSLMICLSATSIWLGRNQTLYNFWFYITNFSRYPMEMYNRGWGTPMYGFFTFVIPVLLVVNVPARLIAKPISPRTNEEWMLIAWALVATVLSLLASRWVFRRALLSYRSASS from the coding sequence ATGACCAGCGTCGAGCCTAGTTACACGAAGGTGTTTTTGACGTTCGCCCGCAATAGTCTGGTTCGGGACATGACGTTTCGGACGAACTTTGCGTTGCAGTGCGTTAGCAGTATCGGATGGACGGCAATGAACGTCGGCTTCTATTTGATTCTGTTCCAGCACACCAAGACCATCGGGCAAGACAGTGGGTGGGACGAGCCTAAGTTTTTCCTGTTCATTGCAACGACATGGTTTATCAACAGTATCGTGCAGGCGTTCTTCATGCCGAATGCCGAAGAGTTTAGCGAGTTGATTCGAACCGGTGGTTTAGATTTTGCGTTGCTGAAGCCGATCGATACTCAGTTTTTGGTGTCGTTTCGACGGATCGATTGGAGCGCGCTATCGAACTTCTTTGCGGGAATGTTGATCGCGGCGGTGTCGCTGTACCAGTTGGCGACTCGTGAGGTGGATCCGATGGTTCCATCGGCGCTGTCGTTGATTTTGTACGTCATCTTTCTAGGCTGTGGCGTCGCGATGATGTACAGCCTGATGATCTGTTTGAGTGCAACAAGCATTTGGTTGGGACGGAACCAAACGCTGTACAACTTTTGGTTCTACATTACCAATTTCAGCCGCTATCCGATGGAGATGTACAATCGGGGTTGGGGGACGCCGATGTACGGTTTCTTCACCTTCGTGATTCCGGTGCTGTTGGTCGTCAACGTTCCCGCTCGGTTGATCGCCAAGCCTATCAGTCCACGGACCAACGAAGAATGGATGTTGATCGCGTGGGCTTTGGTGGCAACGGTCTTGAGTCTGCTGGCAAGTCGATGGGTATTCCGCCGAGCGTTGTTGAGCTATCGAAGCGCAAGTTCGTAG
- a CDS encoding ABC transporter permease, with the protein MLFSVIATAPPRFGLRQRLSLWRTILATALGERLVYRGDFALGTLMRFLPIITQIFLWYAVFDSIGEAEGEDAASIGGFGFREIVAYYLLTMIARAFSSMPGLASGIAKEIREGEIKRYLIQPVDLIGFLLLTRIAHKLAYYAVATLPFALVFYLCRGYFVSGWPSPSIVIAFIGSLVMGFLIGFFLEAAIGMIGFWFLEVSSLLFVYMLFSFFLSGHMFPLSMLPPGIETFVNFLPFKYLAYFPAAVFLGKVPEDELPIEMAIEAAWLAFFIIVCRVAYARGVRRYSGFGG; encoded by the coding sequence ATGCTGTTTTCTGTCATTGCAACCGCTCCGCCACGTTTCGGGTTGCGCCAGCGTTTGTCGCTGTGGCGAACGATTCTGGCGACGGCCCTAGGCGAACGTCTCGTTTATCGAGGTGATTTCGCGCTGGGGACGTTGATGCGGTTCTTGCCGATCATTACGCAGATATTTTTGTGGTACGCAGTTTTTGATTCGATCGGTGAAGCCGAAGGTGAGGACGCAGCGTCGATCGGTGGTTTCGGATTTCGCGAAATCGTCGCCTACTATCTATTGACGATGATCGCTCGAGCGTTTTCCAGTATGCCGGGTTTGGCGTCGGGCATCGCGAAAGAGATCCGCGAAGGCGAGATCAAACGCTATTTGATTCAGCCGGTGGACCTGATCGGATTTCTGCTGCTGACACGGATCGCTCACAAACTGGCCTACTATGCCGTTGCGACGCTGCCGTTCGCGCTGGTGTTCTATCTTTGCCGTGGCTACTTCGTTTCCGGCTGGCCGTCCCCATCCATCGTGATCGCGTTCATTGGATCATTGGTGATGGGATTCTTGATCGGTTTCTTTTTGGAAGCGGCGATCGGGATGATTGGCTTCTGGTTCTTGGAAGTGTCATCGCTGCTGTTCGTCTATATGTTGTTCAGTTTTTTCCTGTCGGGCCACATGTTTCCTTTGTCGATGCTGCCGCCTGGAATTGAAACGTTCGTGAATTTTTTACCGTTCAAATACTTGGCGTACTTCCCGGCGGCGGTGTTTCTGGGGAAAGTTCCCGAGGATGAATTGCCGATTGAAATGGCCATCGAGGCCGCATGGTTGGCATTCTTCATCATTGTGTGTCGTGTTGCCTACGCACGTGGCGTTCGCCGGTACAGCGGATTCGGAGGTTGA
- a CDS encoding alpha/beta hydrolase produces the protein MTFKLTITTLFLSSMAWMGASAVEPVTLKLWENGAPGVTADKEGDAPNLIVTRIDSETPTAGIVILPGGGYGGHAMDHEGHQIADWFKSMGVASAICDYRLRGKGNAGKGYGHPVPMQDAQRAIQTMRAGAKRWNIDPDRIGVIGFSAGGHLCSTVSTQFHEADPDAVDPIDRFSSLPNFSILCYPVITMDPSFTHAGSRRNLLGQDPDPQLALSLSNETRVTPQTPPTFLFHTIEDKAVPVANSLRYFDACIERGVAAELHVFPAGRHGLGLAADTPGASQWPRLCENWLRGLGIVTQP, from the coding sequence ATGACATTCAAGCTCACTATCACAACTCTTTTTCTTTCTAGCATGGCTTGGATGGGCGCCAGCGCGGTGGAACCCGTCACGTTGAAGTTGTGGGAAAACGGGGCGCCCGGCGTTACCGCAGACAAAGAAGGGGATGCCCCGAATTTGATCGTCACGCGAATCGATTCCGAGACGCCGACGGCGGGAATCGTGATCCTTCCCGGTGGCGGATACGGTGGCCATGCGATGGACCACGAGGGTCACCAGATCGCTGACTGGTTCAAATCGATGGGCGTGGCGTCCGCCATTTGCGACTACCGACTTCGCGGCAAAGGGAACGCGGGGAAGGGATACGGACACCCGGTGCCGATGCAAGACGCGCAGCGTGCCATTCAAACGATGCGAGCGGGCGCCAAACGCTGGAACATCGATCCGGACCGTATCGGCGTGATCGGATTCTCGGCGGGTGGTCACCTGTGTTCGACCGTATCGACCCAATTTCATGAAGCGGATCCCGATGCAGTCGACCCGATCGACCGATTCTCGTCTCTGCCAAACTTCTCGATCTTGTGCTACCCCGTGATCACGATGGATCCCTCCTTCACTCACGCCGGAAGCCGTCGAAATTTACTGGGCCAAGATCCTGACCCACAATTGGCGCTGTCGCTGTCCAACGAAACGCGAGTGACACCGCAAACGCCACCGACGTTCCTATTCCATACCATCGAGGACAAAGCGGTGCCGGTTGCAAACAGCTTGCGATACTTCGATGCCTGCATCGAACGAGGCGTTGCAGCGGAGCTTCACGTGTTCCCGGCCGGCCGACACGGCTTGGGGTTGGCCGCCGACACACCGGGCGCTTCACAGTGGCCCAGACTCTGTGAGAACTGGCTTCGCGGGCTCGGCATCGTGACCCAACCCTGA
- a CDS encoding FliO/MopB family protein — MLTRHIFCWLSAMAILVTADGAAQEFDTASVYQRPSAMAIDDEVTPQAKIARPGNFPAFQVREHASDALVETAEPSKNQFAIPAITVTSSLAVVLGLFAAMVWVTRKYGSRSIAPGAIPREVMEHLGSSAIDPRTRLTMIRCGARILVLSQTATEVRPLAEITDAEEVRRLTAACLGDSKRNFADAIESIEKEKPQPGFAGELGTSFDAPRQRGRLFTTTG, encoded by the coding sequence ATGCTCACCAGGCACATCTTTTGTTGGTTGTCTGCGATGGCGATCTTGGTCACCGCCGATGGTGCGGCGCAGGAATTCGATACCGCATCGGTCTACCAACGACCTTCCGCGATGGCGATCGACGACGAAGTCACGCCGCAAGCGAAAATCGCTCGCCCCGGAAACTTCCCAGCCTTCCAAGTTCGCGAACATGCGTCCGACGCACTCGTCGAAACTGCCGAGCCAAGCAAGAACCAGTTCGCGATCCCCGCGATCACGGTTACATCCAGCTTGGCCGTCGTCTTGGGGTTGTTCGCCGCGATGGTTTGGGTGACGCGGAAATACGGTTCGCGGTCGATCGCTCCCGGGGCTATCCCGCGTGAAGTGATGGAACATCTTGGCAGTTCCGCGATCGACCCGAGAACGCGATTGACGATGATCCGCTGTGGAGCTCGTATTTTGGTGCTGTCTCAAACCGCCACCGAAGTCCGCCCGCTTGCTGAAATCACCGATGCCGAGGAAGTCCGACGTCTGACCGCCGCTTGTCTGGGTGACTCGAAACGTAACTTTGCCGATGCGATCGAATCCATTGAAAAAGAAAAGCCGCAACCCGGTTTTGCCGGTGAGTTAGGAACGTCCTTCGACGCGCCACGTCAACGCGGGCGTTTGTTCACGACAACGGGCTGA